Part of the Antedon mediterranea chromosome 6, ecAntMedi1.1, whole genome shotgun sequence genome, ttattactggtagtattaatacaatttggattatatcattttccagaaaggtagaaaaaacataaaatagttgagaattctcaactagccagGATGGTATAGGAAATATAGCTCTCATGACATCACTCATCCCCGTTCATGCGTGTTAGCCGGTGATTGGCCAGTAATTTTTTCCCCCCAATGATTGAGCAGCACAGCACAGCACAGCACGTACTGTTATAGGTTCTTTGCttatactttatttatatttctaccAAATAATTACTACATGATTTCTGGGTAGGCATTATTTGTTTAATGAGAAGAATACAATCTGTTTAAACTGACATTTTATTGAGTCAATTCACCAATTCTGTGttgaaaatttgaataataaatctTTCTTAATCAGTTACAAAATGAGTTACAAATCatatttatacaataatgtagtgttattttcttatttctaATAAATTCTAAAATTTCTGAAAACCATTataattttcacaattttacAATATTGATTCTTAaaccaaatttgttatttttcctAATCATTCTGAAAATATACAGTAGGGCTACTGTCAACACACTCAATTTTCTAAACTTTCTGAAAACAAACAACTGTCCCAAAAGAAACATATTAATTGTccaatttttgaaaaatccaaaatgttaaaattttaTGTAACAAATCTTAAAACtaagttatttttaaatttttttgtaaacattaaaaattaattgtatttacttTCTAATTAGTTACTTCCTGactttattttagtttataaactaggcctaggggaagagtgaaattctTGTCTGATAAACTTGTGACTTGATGAGAAgttcatattaaatatttatactgtacatttaactGTTATCAATAACAAAATCAgtatattaacaataacatttgttaaagtttataatttgtttacacaAGTGATTGTTTTTGGAGATCTGGAGAACGAACaagtaataattgttattaagaGACTTTGTTGTTTGATCTTTCTTTTTGTACATGCATGTGGCATCACAAACTACATCAAAAAGAGATCTAGGCCTGGGTGGTGTGTGAGAGAGTAgattataattacagtattttgtttttgataGACCTGAACAAGAAAgatgataatatattttcttACACAACAATTTTTTATGCCTAATCTTTAAAAAGACTACTATTTTATTATCGATGTTGGCtcattgttttgttaaataagTTTAGATCGAATAGTTCCAATGGAATTAGCTTGTGTAGTAAGAGATCcattttcttgaaaataaaacaatcgCGATGAATTttcttgttgttgttgtttcagTTGTTCTTTTATCAGCATTTCCTGGccaaaaagtttttttttttttattagcttTCTTAAACTTATTCTGATGCACTTTTGGATGAAAAACATTAGCTTCGCTTCTACTACCAATCATTTTATGAGCTTCATTCAAAATGTTATCAGCATCAAATAAGGCTGCACTAGGCTGAGGTGCTTTGACTAATGTGTCTATGAACAAAGATGTATTCTGCAGTTGCACTATTTTCTCTTCTTTAACTTTCTTTTCATTCAGACGTTCTACCGACATTTGTTGATTACGTTCATCCAGGTTATCCAACAAGATTTGTGCAGACTGGTTAATTTTCCAACAGAGGATCTTAGCATGTTGTTTTATTACTGTTTCACATTCCTTTATCGACTGATTCTGTTTTTCTGTATCCAGAATGTGCTGTTGTAATTCAGCCTTCATATCTTTTTCTTTAGTATTACAATCGTATAACATGTTATCAGCTTCATATTTGAATCTTTCAAATGCTGCATCAAGCTCTTGT contains:
- the LOC140051259 gene encoding E3 ubiquitin-protein ligase TRIM56-like, producing MATAKVINDINEKVLLCSICHEVFQTPKTLGCQHSFCLKCIQDWVERNGGMLSCPMCREEFQVPSNGVGGLPSSCFINQLLEYTKETKGNVASVKSCVMCNKVAAAHCMECSAYLCSQCSENHCKIPALRDHTVMSLNQYMSMDAKERSSAKPVMCPKHTSVAVEFYCGTCSVPVCMKCTVVTHKGHNLQELDAAFERFKYEADNMLYDCNTKEKDMKAELQQHILDTEKQNQSIKECETVIKQHAKILCWKINQSAQILLDNLDERNQQMSVERLNEKKVKEEKIVQLQNTSLFIDTLVKAPQPSAALFDADNILNEAHKMIGSRSEANVFHPKVHQNKFKKANKKKKTFWPGNADKRTTETTTTRKFIAIVLFSRKWISYYTS